From the Micromonospora echinospora genome, the window GTGGGCCTGGGTCATCTCCCGCAGGGAGTGCACCTGCTCGTCGAGGCAGATCGGGGTGAGCAGGCGGGACTGCAGGGCGGCGCTGGTCTCCAGCAGGTGGCGGGGAAACGGCTGCTCCAGGGCCATCAACTGGAACGTGTCGATGTCGGACAGGTCGTCGAGGTGCTCCTCGTCGTATGCGGCGTTGGCGTCGGCCACCACCGCGAAGCCAGGAAAAGCCTCCTGGATCGCGCGCAGCGGTTCCGCGTCCCAGCCGGGCCGGATCTTCACCCGTACCCGCTGGAAGCCGCTGTCCCGGATCCGGCCGATGTTCGCCAGCAGCTCGTCGACGGTCGGTTCGATGCCGGCGGTGGCGCCGACCGGCACCCGCCGGACCGCGCCGCCGAGTTCCACGCAGAGCGGACGGCCGGCGAGCCGGGCCCGCAGGTCCCACAGCGCGGCCTCGACCCCGCCCTTGGCCTCCTCGTGGCCGTTGACGTCGGCCCAGGCCCGCTGGGCCTGCACCGGATCGGTCGTGTCCGCGCGCAGCAGGGCGGGCACCAGGTAACGCTCGGAGACGTACCACGCCGTCTCGATGGTCTCGTAGTTGTAGAACGGGGTCTCCATCGCCGCGCACTCGGCGAACCCGGAGGTGCCCCCGGCCTCCACCTCGACCACCAACTTCGTCCAGGTGTGGTACCGCTGCCAGCGGTTCTCGAAGGGACGGGTCAGGGTGCACCGCACGAGACGGAGGACGACCCGGTCGATCGTCGCCACGTGAACTCCTCACTCGGGAAGGCTTGCCACGCCGTCGGGCACGACCGCCGCGGTGGTCCGACGGTCCCGGGCCGGACCGTCCCCGGCGGCGTGTCCGGTGACGTGGACGGCGAGCTTCTGCCCGCCCTGGAAGACGTTGAGCCGGGGATTGAGGCTGGCCTTGGAGCCGAACCCGTGCACCCGGCCACCGAGGACGAAGCTGTCGAAGCTGACCGGCATCGTCACCACCGGCGGTTCCCCGTCCGGTCGCAGCACCGGGTAGGCGGTCGGCGCGACGTACCGCTGGGCCACCAGCCGGTGGGCCGCCGCCCGGTCCACCGCCTTCCGCCAGGCCGTCCGCCCCGTCGCCCGGCCGACGGTGACACCGTCGCCCCGGATGTCGTACGGCTCCTTCAGCACGTACCGGTCGGGATGCTCGACCAGGTCGACGTCGAGCGGGGTCACCCCGTCGGGGGCGGTGGCCTCCGGTTCGAGCCGCCGCGCCCAGGGCAGCAGGTCGGCGACGAGGGCACGCTCGGCGGCGGTGAACAGGTCGGCGAAGCGGGCGTCCCACGGCAGCGCGAGGGTGAACTTGCTCTCGGCCACGTACCGGGCGCCGAACGGGTTCACGTGGACGAAGTCCGCGGTGGCCAGAGCGCGGGTCCAGCGGCCGACCAGCTCGGCGTCGGACTCCACCAGCGTCCGCCAGGCCACGGTGTTGACCTTGTTCCAGCAGACGTCGACGGGGTGCGGTCCGAACCAGACGGTCGCGCCGACCTGTCGCAGCTCGCGCGGGTCGACCAGGACCGCAGCGATCCCGCAACGGCGGAAGGCGGCCACCATCTCGACGCTCTCCAGGTTGGACCGCCCGGTGGGTTGCAGCACCGCGACGCGGGGCGCTCCGGTGTCGAGTCCGCGCCGGCGCAGCGCGTCGACGAGCACGTCGAGCAGGGCCCGTTCGGAGGAGAGCGTGTACGCCCCGGCGACGGGCGCGGTCGCGCCGGCCCGGTCGAGAACCGCGCCCACCAGCCGGTTGATCCGGGCGCTGAACAGGGTGCCGGCGGGCGCGTCGGCGTTGTTCTCCAACAGGCGGAGCCGCTCCGTGCCCTGTTCGAGATATCCGTCGAGGCGGCAGACCGTCACCTCGTCCGGTGCCGGCCGGTCGGCGTCGATGAGC encodes:
- the menC gene encoding o-succinylbenzoate synthase, yielding MATIDRVVLRLVRCTLTRPFENRWQRYHTWTKLVVEVEAGGTSGFAECAAMETPFYNYETIETAWYVSERYLVPALLRADTTDPVQAQRAWADVNGHEEAKGGVEAALWDLRARLAGRPLCVELGGAVRRVPVGATAGIEPTVDELLANIGRIRDSGFQRVRVKIRPGWDAEPLRAIQEAFPGFAVVADANAAYDEEHLDDLSDIDTFQLMALEQPFPRHLLETSAALQSRLLTPICLDEQVHSLREMTQAHRLKAGRQANIKIGRVGGLTEAVRIHDFCRAEGIDLFVGGKWEQGLGRWCALALATLPGMTLPSDVGPSRNYYLDDGVEPKLDVVEPGWAEPTDRPGLGADLTDSVEVTRIQEITKGVLA